A single Cottoperca gobio chromosome 3, fCotGob3.1, whole genome shotgun sequence DNA region contains:
- the loxl1 gene encoding lysyl oxidase homolog 1 isoform X1, which produces MLPIVVACLVFFLLGSGQAQVATQTQGQSQSQGQGQDGSANPWRQVIQWENNGRLFSLLNSGAEYVPAGAQERGPRVVVADTNPRSPRRLQGGNVRRQAPSRGSSETIRGQARHPFGFGQVPDNWRQTAGSTGGSQFQGSTGTRLRPSTGSSSSSSSFSSSSYNIPSYPQNPIPQQPPFQQIPYDSSFVEGPVRSYEPPFQPVAGGGYAAGGYGAGGYGAGGYGAVAGGYGAGGYGAVAGGYGAGGYGAGQGFTGGGQAPALPGAASDFTDDSYRYYQSIGYAPNPAVPARAAQPPFADSLDHRYTHSLFNGETGPAVPAVPAPDTAPVIVDRTGAAGQPQVRSPQYEQFPPFGRPQPPFQQPIPRGRSSPNSGLENPSMNVGSVYRPEQRGLPDLVPDANYVQASTYIQRAHMYSLRCAAEEKCLSSSAYGPETTDYDVRVLLRFPQRVKNKGTADFMPNRPHHTWEWHSCHQHYHSMDEFSHYDLLEVSTGRKVAEGHKASFCLEDTTCDFGHLKRYACTTQTQGLSPGCYDTYNADIDCQWIDITDIQPGNYILKLQVNPKFLVLESDFTNNVVRCNIHYTGRFVTTTNCKLAQS; this is translated from the exons ATGTTGCCTATTGTTGTGGCATGTTTAGTATTCTTCCTGCTGGGCTCAGGGCAGGCTCAGGTTGCCACACAGACTCAGGGGCAGAGCCAGAGTCAGGGCCAGGGGCAGGACGGCTCTGCCAACCCTTGGAGGCAGGTGATTCAATGGGAGAACAATGGCCGGCTGTTTAGCCTGCTGAACAGCGGAGCTGAATATGTCCCTGCAGGGGCCCAGGAAAGAGGTCCCAGGGTGGTCGTGGCAGATACTAATCCACGCTCTCCACGTAGACTTCAGGGAGGCAATGTCCGCCGACAGGCTCCATCAAGAGGATCCTCTGAGACTATCCGTGGGCAGGCAAGGCATCCTTTTGGCTTTGGGCAAGTGCCTGATAACTGGAGACAAACTGCAGGCAGCACAGGGGGAAGCCAGTTCCAAGGATCAACTGGCACTCGCCTCAGGCCATCCACAGGctcatcgtcgtcgtcgtcatccttttcttcatcttcttatAATATACCATCTTACCCCCAGAACCCAATTCCTCAACAGCCTCCCTTCCAACAAATACCATATGACTCTAGTTTTGTAGAAGGACCGGTCAGGAGCTACGAGCCACCTTTTCAGCCTGTTGCCGGTGGAGGATATGCTGCTGGAGGGTATGGTGCTGGAGGGTATGGTGCTGGAGGGTATGGTGCTGTTGCTGGAGGGTATGGTGCTGGAGGGTATGGTGCTGTTGCTGGAGGGTATGGTGCTGGAGGGTATGGTGCTGGACAAGGGTTTACTGGAGGTGGTCAGGCCCCTGCGCTCCCAGGCGCTGCCTCTGATTTTACTGATGATAGCTACCGCTACTACCAGTCTATTGGCTATGCGCCTAATCCTGCAGTGCCTGCACGTGCTGCCCAACCACCGTTTGCAGATAGTCTGGACCACAGATACACCCACAGTCTCTTCAACGGGGAGACTGGTCCTGCTGTCCCTGCTGTCCCTGCCCCCGATACAGCTCCAGTGATAGTGGACAGGACAGGAGCAGCTGGTCAACCACAAGTCAGGAGCCCTCAGTATGAGCAGTTTCCTCCATTCGGTAGACCCCAGCCTCCTTTCCAGCAGCCCATTCCTcgaggcagaagttctccaaaCTCCGGCCTCGAGAACCCCAGCATGAATGTTGGGAGTGTGTACCGACCAGAACAGAGAG GTTTGCCTGACCTGGTTCCTGATGCCAACTATGTCCAGGCTTCCACATATATCCAGAGAGCCCACATGTATTCTCTCCGCTGCGCTGCTGaagaaaaatgtctttcaaG CTCCGCCTATGGGCCTGAGACCACTGACTATGATGTAAGGGTCCTGCTGCGATTCCCACAGAGGGTGAAGAACAAGGGGACTGCCGACTTCATGCCTAACAGGCCACATCATACCTGGGAGTGGCATAGCTGTCATCA GCACTACCACAGCATGGACGAGTTCAGCCACTACGATCTACTGGAGGTCAGCACAGGCCGTAAAGTGGCCGAGGGACACAAGGCCAGTTTCTGTCTGGAGGACACCACCTGCGACTTTGGTCACCTGAAGCGCTATGCCTGCACCACCCAAACTCAG GGTCTGAGTCCAGGCTGCTACGATACATACAATGCTGATATTGACTGCCAGTGGATCGATATCACGGACATCCAGCCTGGAAACTACATACTAAAG CTCCAGGTGAATCCCAAGTTCTTGGTGCTGGAATCCGACTTCACCAACAACGTGGTCAGGTGTAATATACACTACACGGGACGGTTTGTTACAACAACCAACTGCAAGCTAGCCCA GTCTTGA